A window of uncultured Draconibacterium sp. contains these coding sequences:
- a CDS encoding helix-hairpin-helix domain-containing protein — translation MVDVDVAVAEAPAKAAPKKEAAPKVEEVKAEPKAEAKGDDLTKLTGVGPKLAEVLVEGGFTSYAEVAAASVEAIQKVLETAGSRYASKDPAPWIEEAKGLA, via the coding sequence ATTGTAGATGTTGACGTTGCAGTTGCTGAAGCTCCTGCAAAAGCAGCTCCTAAAAAAGAGGCAGCACCGAAAGTAGAAGAAGTTAAGGCAGAACCAAAAGCAGAAGCTAAAGGCGACGACCTTACTAAATTAACTGGTGTTGGACCAAAATTGGCTGAAGTTTTAGTAGAAGGTGGTTTTACATCTTACGCTGAAGTTGCTGCTGCATCAGTTGAAGCAATTCAGAAAGTACTGGAAACTGCAGGAAGCCGTTACGCTTCTAAAGATCCAGCACCATGGATTGAAGAAGCTAAAGGTTTAGCTTAA
- the serS gene encoding serine--tRNA ligase, translated as MLNLKFIQDNPEVVVEKLKRKNFDASEIVSTIIDLYKQKNKLQGDADEAKAEMNKISKEIGLMFREGKTEEANAAKARTSEIKENIKQFDADFAAIEEKVTSLLVLLPNLPHDSVPTGKGEQDNEVVKSFGDIPVLHENAMPHWDLATKYNLIDFELGVKITGAGFPVYRGKGAQLQRALINFFLAEASKAGYEEIQPPLAVNEASGFGTGQLPDKEGQMYHVTEDNLYLIPTAEVPVTNIYRDVILDAKDLPYKNTAYSACFRREAGSYGKDVRGLNRLHQFDKVEIVQIAHPEKSYETLDEMVTYVEGLVKKLGLPYRILRLCGGDASFASALTYDFEVYSTAQEKWLEVSSVSNFESFQANRLKLRFREEGVKKPQIAHTLNGSALALPRIVAALLENNQTPEGIKIPEALVPFTGFDIIN; from the coding sequence ATGCTCAACTTAAAATTTATTCAAGACAATCCGGAGGTAGTAGTTGAAAAACTAAAACGCAAAAATTTTGATGCTTCGGAAATTGTTTCAACAATAATTGATCTGTACAAACAAAAAAATAAGCTGCAGGGCGACGCCGACGAAGCAAAAGCCGAGATGAACAAAATCTCGAAAGAAATTGGTTTAATGTTTCGTGAGGGCAAAACAGAAGAAGCAAATGCTGCCAAAGCACGCACTTCCGAAATCAAGGAAAACATCAAACAATTTGATGCCGATTTTGCAGCCATTGAAGAAAAAGTAACAAGTCTTTTGGTTTTGTTGCCTAACCTGCCTCACGACTCGGTTCCTACAGGCAAAGGCGAACAAGATAACGAGGTGGTAAAATCATTTGGAGACATCCCGGTTTTACACGAAAATGCAATGCCTCACTGGGATTTGGCAACAAAATACAACCTTATTGATTTTGAATTGGGAGTTAAAATCACCGGCGCAGGATTTCCGGTTTACCGCGGAAAAGGAGCACAATTACAACGTGCGCTTATTAACTTCTTTTTAGCCGAAGCTTCAAAAGCAGGTTACGAAGAAATTCAACCTCCGCTGGCGGTAAACGAAGCCTCAGGTTTTGGAACCGGACAGTTGCCCGATAAAGAAGGACAAATGTACCACGTTACCGAAGATAATTTATACCTGATTCCAACGGCAGAAGTTCCGGTAACTAACATTTACCGCGATGTAATTTTAGATGCCAAAGATCTTCCTTACAAAAACACAGCTTACAGTGCTTGTTTCCGTCGCGAAGCAGGTTCGTATGGTAAAGATGTTCGCGGATTGAACCGCTTACATCAGTTCGACAAAGTAGAGATTGTACAAATTGCACATCCCGAAAAATCGTACGAAACGCTGGACGAAATGGTAACCTACGTTGAAGGGTTGGTGAAAAAGCTGGGTTTGCCGTATCGTATTCTTCGTTTGTGTGGTGGCGATGCCAGTTTCGCATCGGCATTAACCTACGATTTTGAAGTGTATTCAACCGCTCAGGAAAAATGGCTGGAAGTAAGTTCTGTTTCTAACTTCGAATCGTTTCAGGCCAACCGCTTAAAATTACGTTTCCGCGAAGAAGGAGTTAAAAAGCCGCAAATTGCGCATACTTTGAACGGTAGTGCACTGGCACTTCCACGAATTGTTGCTGCTCTTTTGGAAAACAACCAAACTCCTGAAGGAATTAAAATTCCGGAAGCGCTGGTACCATTTACCGGTTTTGATATTATTAACTAG
- a CDS encoding 3'-5' exonuclease, with the protein MSEQYLCIDLEMSGQTPGIHDIIQIGAALLDENFEQISTFESLIYPENEADFDPGSKRIHGISRFELDEAPSLEETIDDLEYWLQEEGEFPSRKAMRDLKICGQGINNDISFLKASYETVNLTWPFAYQFIDLQDITLFYKTILEANGREVPKGLGLNAIAEYLEMERVREKHNALEDAELTGRCLAELFKKAKEIKL; encoded by the coding sequence ATGAGCGAACAATACCTGTGTATCGATCTCGAAATGTCGGGGCAAACCCCGGGGATTCACGATATAATTCAAATAGGAGCAGCATTGCTCGATGAAAACTTTGAGCAGATCAGCACTTTCGAATCTCTGATTTATCCTGAGAATGAGGCTGATTTTGATCCGGGAAGTAAACGAATTCATGGTATTTCGCGTTTTGAACTGGATGAAGCTCCTTCGCTGGAAGAGACAATTGACGATTTGGAGTACTGGTTGCAGGAAGAAGGAGAATTCCCATCGAGGAAAGCCATGCGAGATCTTAAAATTTGTGGGCAGGGAATTAACAACGATATTAGCTTTTTAAAGGCCTCGTACGAAACGGTTAATCTTACATGGCCTTTTGCTTATCAGTTCATCGATTTACAAGATATAACACTGTTCTATAAAACGATATTGGAGGCAAATGGAAGGGAAGTGCCTAAAGGTCTTGGTTTGAATGCAATTGCAGAGTACCTGGAAATGGAGCGTGTAAGGGAAAAGCACAATGCTTTGGAAGATGCTGAACTTACCGGGAGATGTTTGGCCGAACTTTTTAAGAAAGCAAAAGAGATTAAACTTTAA
- a CDS encoding aspartate-semialdehyde dehydrogenase → MKVAIVGVSGAVGQEFLKVLAERDFPMDELVIFGSARSAGKTYEFKGKQLTVKELKHGDDFKDIDIALTSAGAGISKEYADTITKYGAIMIDNSSAFRYVDDVPLVVPEVNPEDARIRPRNIIANPNCSTIQMVVALKPIEDISKIKRVRVATYQAASGAGAQGIAELEEQVLDVAQGKPAKVEKFAHQLAMNIIPHIDVFLDNDYTKEEMKMNWETKKIMHTDAEVSATCVRIPVARAHSEAIWVETENPISVKDVKEAFENFEGLTVIDNPAKNEYPMPLFVSGKDDVYVGRIRQDVTDPNSITFWCVGDQIKKGAALNAVQIAEWLIANGEVK, encoded by the coding sequence ATGAAAGTTGCAATTGTTGGTGTAAGCGGTGCAGTAGGGCAGGAGTTCCTGAAAGTGCTTGCAGAGAGGGATTTTCCCATGGATGAGTTGGTAATTTTTGGCTCGGCACGAAGTGCAGGCAAAACTTACGAATTTAAGGGTAAACAGCTAACAGTTAAGGAGCTTAAACATGGTGACGATTTTAAAGACATTGATATTGCATTAACTTCTGCAGGTGCCGGTATTTCGAAAGAATATGCTGATACCATTACCAAATACGGTGCAATTATGATCGATAACTCTAGCGCATTCCGTTATGTTGACGATGTGCCGCTGGTTGTGCCAGAAGTAAATCCTGAGGATGCAAGAATAAGACCACGTAATATTATTGCCAATCCAAACTGTTCAACCATTCAAATGGTAGTTGCATTAAAACCAATTGAGGATATCTCGAAAATTAAACGTGTTCGTGTGGCTACTTATCAGGCAGCAAGTGGTGCAGGTGCGCAAGGTATTGCTGAGTTGGAAGAACAAGTACTTGATGTAGCTCAAGGTAAACCGGCAAAGGTTGAAAAATTCGCCCACCAGCTGGCCATGAATATTATCCCACACATCGATGTTTTCCTGGATAACGATTATACCAAGGAAGAAATGAAGATGAACTGGGAAACCAAAAAAATTATGCACACCGATGCTGAAGTAAGTGCGACTTGTGTTCGTATTCCTGTGGCTCGTGCACACTCTGAAGCCATTTGGGTAGAAACTGAAAATCCGATTTCGGTGAAAGACGTAAAAGAGGCTTTTGAGAATTTCGAAGGATTAACAGTTATCGATAATCCGGCAAAAAATGAATACCCAATGCCATTGTTTGTTTCGGGTAAAGACGATGTTTACGTAGGACGCATTCGTCAGGACGTAACTGATCCGAACAGCATTACTTTCTGGTGTGTTGGCGATCAGATTAAAAAAGGAGCAGCGTTAAATGCTGTGCAAATTGCCGAGTGGCTGATTGCCAACGGCGAGGTAAAGTAA
- a CDS encoding lamin tail domain-containing protein produces MNPNLLKLLTFWFLLIYFNTPAQEIWRESFDVSDKGIWGDANLSVIQSDFENISQWILDYSNAVLDDNDDYAKTVSTSGGRFECKDTNGEVVWRSVWIDISDYKNCTIQLNAAETGSGANQDTKYLKAYFRIDNSEEILFETNGINIGNWGSALATQTNLNGNQLQIVVHMNNHYAGDKVILDEVLVSGEEKNPIVINSGDVLLNEVLFNPVPDGEDYIEIYNNSEKQIPLNKLYLASRDANFELTQVYPLSNEKRVIEPESYLALTRDTNGVFPWFTIEYPACFLQMDKFPSFNNDEDYVVLLNNNMEIVDEFYYNEKMHLPLLFDREGISLERISFSENTNEQSNWHSASTESGYGTPGYKNSQFENETNKVQVTFEPEAFSPNNDGYNDIYTINFKLDQPGYLANIWIFDSSGRMVMQLCKNNILGTSDQIKWNGEDKNGQRQQLGAYIVLVEVFNPKGYVKQFKDGVVLTSILD; encoded by the coding sequence ATGAATCCCAATCTTCTAAAATTATTAACATTCTGGTTCCTACTCATTTATTTCAATACGCCGGCGCAGGAGATATGGCGCGAAAGTTTTGATGTTTCCGACAAAGGAATTTGGGGCGATGCGAACCTGTCTGTTATTCAATCCGACTTTGAAAACATCTCCCAATGGATCCTTGATTATTCGAACGCTGTGTTAGACGACAACGACGATTACGCAAAAACCGTATCAACTTCGGGTGGAAGATTCGAATGCAAAGACACAAATGGCGAAGTAGTTTGGCGCTCCGTTTGGATTGATATTTCAGACTATAAAAATTGCACCATTCAACTAAACGCTGCAGAAACCGGAAGTGGTGCCAACCAAGATACAAAATACCTAAAAGCTTATTTCAGAATAGACAACAGCGAAGAAATCCTGTTTGAAACCAATGGTATAAATATTGGAAACTGGGGCTCAGCCCTTGCCACACAGACCAACTTAAACGGGAACCAACTTCAGATTGTTGTGCACATGAATAACCATTACGCCGGAGACAAAGTAATTCTGGATGAAGTGCTAGTTAGTGGCGAAGAAAAAAATCCAATTGTAATAAATTCAGGCGATGTGCTGCTGAATGAAGTACTTTTCAACCCGGTTCCCGATGGTGAAGATTATATTGAAATTTACAATAACTCCGAGAAACAAATTCCACTAAATAAACTTTACCTGGCCTCGCGCGATGCTAATTTCGAACTCACACAAGTTTATCCGCTTAGCAATGAAAAACGTGTAATTGAACCCGAAAGTTACCTGGCCCTCACCAGGGATACAAACGGTGTATTTCCTTGGTTTACCATCGAGTACCCGGCTTGTTTCCTGCAAATGGACAAGTTCCCATCCTTCAACAACGACGAAGATTATGTGGTACTTTTGAATAACAATATGGAAATTGTTGATGAGTTTTATTACAACGAAAAAATGCATCTGCCATTGTTGTTCGATCGGGAAGGAATTTCACTGGAACGCATTTCGTTTTCGGAAAACACAAACGAACAAAGTAACTGGCATTCGGCTTCCACCGAGTCGGGCTACGGTACACCGGGCTATAAAAACTCACAATTTGAAAATGAAACAAACAAAGTGCAAGTTACTTTTGAACCGGAAGCTTTTTCGCCCAATAACGACGGCTACAATGATATTTACACCATAAATTTTAAACTCGACCAACCCGGCTATCTTGCCAATATCTGGATTTTTGATTCATCGGGAAGAATGGTTATGCAACTTTGTAAAAACAATATTCTGGGTACCTCGGACCAAATCAAATGGAATGGCGAAGATAAAAATGGCCAACGCCAGCAATTGGGCGCCTACATTGTATTGGTTGAGGTATTCAATCCTAAAGGTTATGTTAAACAATTTAAAGATGGTGTGGTTTTGACTTCGATATTAGATTAA